From a single Granulicella aggregans genomic region:
- a CDS encoding SRPBCC family protein has translation MQTVLIETKIAAPVDRCFLLSLSVDLHVESTAQTSERAIAGVTSGLIGAGETVTWEGRHFGFMLRHTSLISRYERPAHFQDSMTKGMFKSFEHDHHFAEVDRGTLMRDELRFESPFGPLGMLVDHLVLKSYLAKFLMERNAVIKHAAESEDWRSFIHEGV, from the coding sequence ATGCAGACCGTACTGATCGAGACGAAGATTGCCGCGCCCGTCGACCGCTGCTTCCTGCTCTCGCTTAGCGTGGATCTTCACGTTGAGAGCACAGCGCAGACATCCGAACGAGCGATCGCAGGCGTGACTTCGGGGTTGATCGGAGCGGGCGAGACCGTCACCTGGGAAGGCCGCCACTTCGGGTTCATGCTTCGCCATACGAGCCTCATCAGCAGATACGAAAGGCCAGCACACTTTCAGGATTCGATGACGAAGGGCATGTTCAAGAGCTTCGAGCACGATCATCACTTTGCTGAAGTGGATCGCGGGACACTGATGCGAGATGAACTTCGATTCGAGTCTCCGTTCGGACCTTTAGGAATGCTGGTGGATCACCTAGTCTTGAAGAGCTACCTCGCGAAGTTTTTGATGGAGCGGAATGCGGTCATAAAGCACGCCGCTGAAAGCGAAGACTGGCGTAGTTTTATTCATGAAGGTGTGTGA
- a CDS encoding Kelch repeat-containing protein → MSAIKLTARIMPYACGALLALVAPRFTVAADPPANTIQPRQFAAVAHDLADKQFLLFGGTYGNARYSDTWLLSASGWKLESPAAHPEARVSASLVYDSVRGEYVLFGGRVKKSSTASCTSGTVPVGLPTELFCKDTWIFKNGNWARMSPATMPPHRELHAMAFDAASGQVVMFGGVGATGSAPLGDTWVWNGATWKQVVTAHKPPARFLHTMAYDPINQRVVMFGGNGGIKILNDTWLWNGNDWLPAPAQATPPDFYTGAGMEYSTTLRKMVLFSGVTWNGARSGTPSYNSWAWDGSQWKKLPLTSFELITDFSKLTPSLASKAVVASGTPSMLWLSR, encoded by the coding sequence ATGTCTGCCATCAAGCTCACCGCTCGAATCATGCCCTATGCCTGCGGCGCGCTCCTTGCTCTCGTCGCTCCTCGGTTCACGGTTGCCGCCGATCCTCCGGCCAACACGATTCAGCCACGCCAGTTCGCCGCCGTCGCCCACGATTTAGCGGACAAGCAGTTTCTCCTCTTCGGTGGAACCTACGGCAATGCGCGTTACAGCGACACCTGGCTGCTAAGCGCCTCCGGCTGGAAGCTCGAGAGTCCCGCCGCTCATCCGGAGGCCCGCGTCTCCGCGTCTCTCGTGTATGACAGCGTCCGGGGCGAATACGTTCTGTTTGGCGGCCGGGTGAAGAAGTCGTCCACGGCGTCCTGCACCTCGGGAACGGTGCCCGTTGGCCTGCCCACCGAGCTCTTCTGCAAGGACACGTGGATCTTCAAGAACGGCAACTGGGCACGCATGTCTCCTGCGACGATGCCACCGCATCGAGAGCTGCACGCGATGGCCTTCGACGCCGCGAGCGGACAGGTGGTGATGTTTGGCGGGGTGGGTGCCACTGGGTCTGCTCCGCTGGGCGACACCTGGGTATGGAACGGTGCCACCTGGAAGCAGGTCGTCACGGCGCATAAACCGCCCGCGCGGTTCCTGCACACCATGGCTTACGATCCGATCAACCAGAGAGTCGTAATGTTTGGCGGCAACGGAGGGATAAAGATCCTGAACGACACGTGGCTGTGGAACGGCAACGACTGGCTGCCGGCCCCTGCGCAGGCGACGCCGCCTGATTTTTATACGGGTGCGGGGATGGAGTACAGCACCACCTTGCGGAAGATGGTGTTGTTCTCCGGCGTTACATGGAATGGCGCGCGCTCGGGCACGCCATCGTATAACTCGTGGGCGTGGGACGGGAGCCAGTGGAAGAAGCTGCCACTCACCAGCTTCGAGCTCATCACGGACTTCTCCAAGCTCACTCCGAGCCTGGCGAGCAAGGCGGTCGTGGCCAGCGGAACGCCTTCGATGCTTTGGCTTTCGCGTTGA
- the yidC gene encoding membrane protein insertase YidC, whose protein sequence is MAEFRNPNQAGAGSGGTQDNKSLILMMIVMLGVFFGLQYYRQKTNVPLANPATTTAPQNVGQSAAQRTVETPSAAAVASAAQPQTTPAIQAAAETTTVVENELYKIVFSNRGGQVTSWTLKKQKDADGKPLDLVHQQAAKAFGYPLSLFTYDPATTGTVNSAMYVASATGALSTPGSVSFHYAANGLDVTKTFSFDETYIIHADVLVTRNGVPVRALISWPGGFGDQDNAIAYNSAQFDTMRDTKEDHLAPKKITNGDTLNGPFEWVGVSDMYFAAVFLPDSPATATVATLSNQIDVAKTIKKTGFSSNTDKPVMVPIVGTALGDTSGHTTARIYAGPKLVNVLRGIHPTGSKASLEPLLDFGFFGPIGKYLFLALQSIHSFITLNWSGSWGWAIVILTIAINLLILPLRVKTMQSGLKMQRIQPQMDAIKAKYAKYKVTDPKRNEMNAEIMQLQKDHGVNMFGGCIPTLIQMPLLFAFFGMLPKVVELRHASWFWLPDLTSADPYHILPIIMIVSQFLVQFYTPSPGVDPQQQKMMAFMMPAFSGYMTWNYASGLALYWSVGNLIGIAQQAVMNRTSLGREMREIAAKRARRKAGNPPTIQGRK, encoded by the coding sequence GTGGCAGAGTTCAGGAATCCGAACCAGGCAGGCGCAGGCAGCGGCGGTACCCAGGACAACAAGTCCCTCATCCTCATGATGATCGTCATGCTGGGCGTCTTCTTCGGCTTGCAGTACTACCGGCAGAAGACGAACGTTCCGCTGGCAAACCCGGCAACAACGACGGCGCCCCAGAACGTGGGCCAGAGCGCAGCGCAGCGCACGGTAGAGACCCCGTCCGCAGCCGCAGTCGCTTCGGCCGCACAGCCTCAGACCACTCCCGCGATCCAGGCGGCGGCAGAGACTACGACCGTAGTCGAGAACGAACTCTACAAGATCGTCTTCTCGAACCGCGGCGGCCAGGTCACAAGCTGGACCCTCAAGAAGCAGAAAGATGCGGACGGCAAGCCCCTCGACCTGGTGCACCAGCAGGCGGCAAAGGCCTTCGGCTATCCGCTGTCGCTGTTCACCTACGATCCGGCCACTACGGGGACGGTAAACTCCGCGATGTACGTCGCCTCGGCGACCGGCGCACTCTCGACCCCGGGCAGCGTCTCGTTCCACTACGCGGCCAACGGTCTCGACGTGACCAAGACCTTCTCCTTCGACGAGACCTACATCATCCATGCGGACGTGCTCGTCACCCGCAACGGCGTTCCGGTTCGCGCGCTGATCTCCTGGCCGGGAGGTTTCGGCGACCAGGACAACGCCATCGCCTACAACAGCGCGCAGTTCGATACCATGCGCGACACCAAGGAAGACCACCTCGCTCCGAAGAAGATCACGAACGGCGACACGCTGAACGGCCCGTTTGAGTGGGTCGGCGTCAGCGATATGTACTTCGCCGCCGTCTTCCTCCCGGACTCGCCCGCGACGGCGACGGTCGCTACGCTCTCGAACCAGATCGACGTAGCCAAGACGATCAAGAAGACCGGCTTTAGTTCAAACACGGACAAGCCGGTGATGGTACCTATTGTGGGCACGGCGCTGGGCGATACCAGCGGTCATACGACAGCCCGTATCTACGCCGGTCCCAAGCTGGTGAATGTCCTCCGCGGCATTCACCCCACAGGGTCAAAGGCATCGCTGGAGCCGCTGCTGGACTTCGGCTTCTTTGGCCCCATCGGCAAGTACCTCTTCCTGGCGCTCCAGTCGATCCACTCATTCATCACGCTCAACTGGTCGGGATCCTGGGGATGGGCCATCGTCATCCTGACGATCGCGATCAACCTGCTCATTCTTCCCCTGCGCGTGAAGACCATGCAGAGCGGCCTGAAGATGCAGCGCATCCAGCCGCAGATGGACGCCATCAAGGCCAAGTACGCAAAGTACAAGGTGACCGACCCCAAGCGGAACGAGATGAACGCCGAGATCATGCAGCTGCAGAAGGACCACGGCGTCAACATGTTCGGCGGCTGTATCCCGACCCTGATCCAGATGCCGCTGCTCTTCGCCTTCTTCGGCATGCTGCCCAAGGTCGTCGAGCTCCGCCATGCGAGCTGGTTCTGGCTACCCGACCTCACCTCGGCCGACCCGTACCACATCCTTCCAATCATCATGATCGTCAGCCAGTTTCTGGTCCAGTTCTACACGCCTTCGCCGGGCGTGGACCCGCAGCAGCAGAAGATGATGGCGTTCATGATGCCGGCGTTCTCCGGCTACATGACCTGGAACTACGCATCAGGCCTGGCGCTCTACTGGTCGGTTGGAAACCTGATCGGCATCGCCCAGCAGGCCGTCATGAACCGCACCAGCCTTGGTCGCGAGATGCGCGAGATCGCGGCGAAGCGCGCGCGGCGCAAGGCTGGGAACCCTCCAACAATCCAGGGCAGAAAGTAG
- a CDS encoding phytanoyl-CoA dioxygenase family protein translates to MEYVDPAEGRPRLPQEYVDRGQLKESGFYIEKNLIGPATLASLKGLAKEDAVAEEGRGGVRNLLDVAAFRELAESAPLLRLVRGILGDEAFIVRGILFDKTSNSNWKVPWHQDVTIAVTNRIDADGFGPWSIKAGVLHVQPPANVLEKMISVRIHLDDCPAENGALRVLPVTHRQGKLGQAGIEAEVSRGVPVTCEAKAGDALVMRPLLVHASSPSSAPNHRRVLHFDYANVELPNGLEWRERQVFSFRELVERG, encoded by the coding sequence TTGGAATACGTTGATCCAGCAGAAGGAAGGCCACGCTTGCCACAGGAATACGTCGATCGTGGACAATTGAAAGAGAGCGGCTTCTACATCGAGAAGAACCTTATCGGTCCGGCGACACTCGCTTCCTTGAAGGGGTTGGCCAAAGAAGATGCGGTCGCCGAAGAGGGTCGAGGCGGCGTCCGCAATCTTCTCGATGTTGCTGCCTTCCGGGAACTCGCCGAATCTGCTCCATTGTTGCGTCTCGTTCGGGGAATCCTTGGCGATGAGGCTTTCATAGTTCGCGGGATTCTCTTCGATAAAACGAGCAATTCCAATTGGAAGGTGCCTTGGCACCAGGATGTAACCATTGCGGTTACAAATCGGATTGATGCCGATGGCTTCGGGCCGTGGTCGATCAAAGCTGGCGTCCTGCACGTTCAGCCGCCGGCAAATGTCCTTGAGAAGATGATTTCAGTGCGTATCCATCTTGACGATTGCCCGGCTGAAAACGGCGCTCTGCGGGTTCTACCGGTAACGCATCGTCAAGGCAAGCTGGGGCAGGCTGGAATAGAAGCAGAGGTATCGCGTGGCGTTCCTGTCACCTGTGAAGCGAAAGCAGGCGATGCACTGGTGATGCGTCCCTTGCTTGTTCACGCCTCATCGCCATCGAGCGCACCGAATCATCGCCGCGTCCTTCACTTTGACTATGCGAACGTGGAGCTACCAAACGGATTGGAGTGGCGCGAGAGGCAGGTATTCTCGTTCCGGGAGCTCGTTGAAAGAGGATAG
- a CDS encoding HNH endonuclease produces MPELSEADRLTARSLLDDLRAKIDEASAGNEALRFQLKRYIAKRLEFDERGTPTHRKRLKEQKRESQNGVCASCEEDLPETGAELHRVRAIAGYTPENTRLLCPRCHANAEALAKL; encoded by the coding sequence ATGCCTGAACTCTCCGAAGCCGATCGCCTTACCGCCCGCTCTTTGCTGGATGATCTCCGCGCCAAGATCGATGAAGCCTCCGCGGGCAACGAGGCTCTGCGCTTTCAACTCAAGCGCTATATCGCCAAGCGCCTTGAGTTCGACGAGCGTGGCACGCCTACCCATCGCAAGCGGCTCAAGGAACAGAAGCGCGAGAGCCAGAACGGAGTTTGCGCCTCTTGTGAAGAAGACCTGCCCGAAACCGGCGCGGAACTCCACCGGGTCCGCGCCATCGCCGGATACACGCCGGAGAATACGCGGCTTCTTTGCCCGCGTTGCCACGCCAACGCCGAAGCGTTGGCGAAGCTGTAG
- the thrS gene encoding threonine--tRNA ligase, which translates to MSEGVMEAVQMIRVQLPDGSVREVAKGTTPFDVAMSISPRLAAAVVVARVKPLSLATIEGDASDPEASEAAMYGAVATGERLVDLTAPLDEDVALELLKESDEAALKVVRHSAAHVMATAILELFPETKLGHGPATDAGFFYDVYRETPFSDADLAAIEARMAEVVARDEKFVREEEPREKGLADYEKQGEFMKVHFIERFTKPGEEISLYKNGNFTDFCRGPHVPSTGRVKAFKVMSVAGAYWLGDEKNQQLQRIYGTAFFNAKDLDAHFKRLEEIKARDHRVLGKQLDLFSIQEVAGSGLIFWHPKGGLIRKTMEDWMKDECIRRGYEMVYTPHIMKRELWKISGHEGHYAENMYPPMELDDAEYRLKPMNCPGHILIYKNSPKSYRDLPVRYAELGNVYRYERSGTMHGLLRVRGFTQDDAHIFCTPSQIEDEVIGCVEFAQSVLNTFGFAEFKVELSTWDPADKKSYTGSEANWNLAIDSLKRALERKGIPFRTIPGEAAFYGPKIDIKLVDVLGRLWQLSTVQFDFTLPERFGLEYKGEDGEMHQPVMVHRALFGSIERFFGVLIEHYAGAFPLWLAPVQVGLVPISSDKHLEYAEKVKAQLEAAGLRVEIDARNEKMNAKIREFTLAKVPFVLILGDKETATDSVSVRTRGKGDEGSVQLAAFIERATALLESRSAGL; encoded by the coding sequence ATGAGTGAAGGTGTGATGGAAGCCGTACAGATGATTCGAGTGCAACTGCCGGATGGTTCGGTGCGCGAGGTAGCGAAGGGAACGACGCCGTTCGATGTGGCGATGAGCATCTCCCCGCGGCTGGCGGCTGCGGTGGTGGTGGCGCGCGTGAAGCCCCTGTCTCTCGCAACGATCGAAGGGGATGCAAGCGACCCGGAGGCCTCTGAGGCCGCCATGTACGGCGCGGTGGCCACGGGCGAGCGGCTGGTGGACCTGACCGCACCGCTTGATGAGGATGTTGCGCTGGAGTTGTTGAAGGAGTCGGACGAGGCGGCGCTGAAGGTGGTGCGGCACTCCGCCGCGCATGTGATGGCGACAGCGATTCTGGAGCTCTTTCCCGAGACCAAGCTGGGCCACGGGCCGGCGACCGACGCCGGGTTCTTCTACGACGTCTATCGCGAGACTCCGTTCTCGGACGCCGATCTCGCTGCCATTGAAGCGCGCATGGCTGAGGTTGTTGCGCGCGACGAGAAGTTCGTTCGCGAGGAAGAGCCGCGCGAGAAGGGGCTTGCGGACTACGAGAAGCAGGGCGAGTTCATGAAGGTCCACTTCATCGAACGCTTTACTAAGCCCGGCGAAGAGATTTCGCTCTATAAGAATGGCAACTTCACGGACTTCTGCCGTGGGCCGCATGTTCCCTCCACCGGGCGCGTTAAGGCGTTCAAGGTCATGTCGGTTGCCGGAGCTTACTGGCTAGGCGATGAGAAGAACCAGCAGCTCCAGCGCATCTATGGGACGGCATTTTTTAATGCCAAAGATCTCGATGCGCACTTCAAGCGGCTGGAGGAGATCAAGGCGCGCGATCACCGCGTGCTGGGCAAGCAGCTCGACCTTTTCTCCATACAAGAGGTGGCGGGATCGGGTCTGATCTTCTGGCATCCCAAGGGCGGGCTCATCCGCAAGACGATGGAAGACTGGATGAAGGACGAGTGCATCCGCCGCGGCTACGAGATGGTCTACACGCCGCACATCATGAAGCGCGAGCTGTGGAAGATTAGCGGGCACGAGGGCCACTACGCGGAGAACATGTATCCGCCGATGGAGCTCGACGACGCCGAGTACCGCCTGAAGCCGATGAACTGCCCGGGCCATATTTTGATCTACAAGAACTCGCCGAAGAGCTACCGCGACCTGCCTGTGCGGTATGCGGAGCTGGGGAATGTCTATCGTTACGAGCGGTCGGGCACAATGCATGGTCTGTTGCGGGTGCGTGGATTTACGCAGGACGATGCGCATATCTTCTGCACCCCGTCGCAGATCGAAGACGAGGTGATCGGGTGTGTGGAGTTTGCGCAGTCGGTGCTGAACACCTTCGGCTTCGCGGAGTTCAAGGTCGAGCTGTCGACGTGGGACCCGGCGGACAAGAAGAGCTACACCGGCTCCGAGGCCAACTGGAACCTCGCGATTGACTCGCTGAAGCGCGCTCTCGAACGCAAGGGTATCCCCTTCCGTACGATTCCGGGGGAAGCGGCGTTCTATGGGCCGAAGATCGACATCAAGCTGGTCGATGTGCTTGGCCGCCTGTGGCAGCTCTCGACCGTGCAGTTCGACTTCACGCTGCCTGAGCGGTTCGGCCTAGAGTACAAGGGTGAAGACGGCGAGATGCACCAGCCGGTGATGGTACACCGCGCGTTGTTCGGCTCCATCGAACGCTTCTTTGGCGTGCTCATCGAGCACTATGCGGGGGCATTTCCGCTGTGGCTTGCGCCGGTGCAGGTTGGCCTGGTGCCGATCTCATCGGACAAGCACCTTGAGTATGCGGAGAAGGTGAAGGCGCAGCTCGAGGCGGCTGGGCTGCGTGTGGAGATCGATGCGCGCAACGAGAAGATGAACGCCAAGATCCGGGAGTTCACGCTCGCGAAGGTGCCGTTTGTGCTGATTCTCGGCGACAAGGAGACCGCTACGGATTCGGTCAGCGTCCGCACGAGAGGCAAAGGTGACGAAGGCAGCGTGCAGCTCGCCGCCTTCATCGAACGAGCCACGGCGCTACTCGAATCCCGCTCCGCTGGGCTCTAA
- a CDS encoding SRPBCC family protein, which yields MGKQFTLRDRILIAAPIERCFRLSTSIEVVALTLAMRPVEGKTGGMIAANDQLLWRGWKFGLPQMHETLITGFDEPTFFQDTMGRGRFATFQHDHHFSATEDGGTLLQDELRFSMPFGAAGALVGAVIMVPHIEGLLRRRFALLKQLAEGDGWRDYLPG from the coding sequence GTGGGAAAACAATTCACGCTGCGCGACAGAATCCTCATCGCCGCACCGATCGAGCGCTGCTTTCGGCTCTCCACCAGCATCGAGGTCGTTGCCCTGACGCTTGCGATGCGACCGGTCGAAGGGAAGACTGGTGGAATGATCGCGGCCAATGATCAACTGCTTTGGCGGGGATGGAAGTTCGGCCTGCCGCAGATGCACGAGACGCTCATCACGGGCTTTGACGAACCTACCTTCTTCCAGGACACCATGGGGCGGGGCCGGTTTGCCACGTTCCAGCACGACCATCACTTCTCTGCGACCGAAGACGGCGGCACTTTGCTTCAGGATGAGCTTCGTTTTTCCATGCCCTTTGGTGCGGCGGGCGCGCTGGTTGGAGCGGTCATCATGGTTCCGCATATCGAAGGGCTGCTGCGGCGAAGGTTCGCTCTGCTGAAGCAGCTTGCGGAAGGCGACGGGTGGCGAGACTACCTTCCGGGCTAA